A single region of the Leptothrix cholodnii SP-6 genome encodes:
- a CDS encoding GGDEF domain-containing protein yields the protein MNRELVEQALARWSAPIPPALRADFDAYHRAQSLRFLLLMNLLGQAAYVSYVAADYLVLPDIAHESARARSIFLAITLPLTLAAMRWVRSIHLLDMLLPTLILLATLIWFDLLARSQMPAVATYIYASMIFIVLANLGVRVDFLPALGLSLLISAAILHGVLRLHRDDPQAVMVFVLVYLPMLLFSLFTSWHTTLSGRRAYLHSVLDGMNRQALLQANEKLHALAQTDGLTGIANRRQFDEQAQLFWDKARQTGKPMALLIIDLDHFKAYNDHYGHQAGDDCLVRVARVLSEHMREGDYFAGRYGGEEFAVMLAPAWPALAGAVAQRLTQAVRQLGIAHAHRGDGLSVVTVSIGAALSSDDGVHGVTDLIRCSDALLYEAKRSGRNGYKVAPRPLS from the coding sequence ATGAACCGTGAACTTGTCGAGCAGGCACTCGCCCGCTGGTCGGCTCCGATACCGCCCGCATTGCGCGCCGATTTCGATGCCTACCACCGCGCACAGAGCCTGCGCTTCCTGCTGCTGATGAACCTGCTGGGCCAGGCCGCCTACGTCTCCTACGTGGCGGCCGATTACCTGGTGCTGCCCGACATCGCGCACGAGTCTGCGCGTGCGCGCTCGATCTTCCTGGCGATCACCTTGCCGCTGACGCTGGCGGCCATGCGCTGGGTGCGCAGCATCCACCTGCTCGACATGCTGCTGCCCACGCTGATCCTGCTGGCCACGCTGATCTGGTTCGATCTGCTGGCGCGCAGCCAGATGCCGGCGGTGGCGACCTACATCTACGCCTCGATGATCTTCATCGTGCTGGCCAACCTGGGCGTGCGGGTCGACTTCCTGCCGGCGCTGGGCCTGTCGCTGCTGATCTCGGCGGCGATCCTGCACGGCGTGCTGCGACTCCATCGCGACGACCCGCAGGCGGTGATGGTGTTCGTGCTGGTCTACCTGCCGATGCTGCTGTTCAGCCTGTTCACCAGCTGGCACACCACGCTGTCGGGCCGGCGCGCGTATCTGCATTCGGTGCTCGACGGCATGAACCGCCAGGCGCTGCTGCAGGCCAACGAAAAGCTGCACGCCCTGGCCCAGACCGACGGCCTGACCGGCATCGCCAACCGGCGCCAGTTCGACGAGCAGGCGCAGCTGTTCTGGGACAAGGCCCGGCAGACCGGCAAGCCGATGGCGCTGCTGATCATCGATCTCGACCACTTCAAGGCCTACAACGACCACTACGGCCACCAGGCCGGCGACGACTGCCTGGTGCGGGTGGCGCGCGTGCTGTCCGAGCACATGCGCGAAGGCGACTACTTCGCCGGCCGCTACGGCGGCGAGGAGTTCGCCGTGATGCTGGCGCCGGCCTGGCCCGCCCTGGCCGGTGCGGTGGCCCAGCGCCTGACGCAGGCGGTGCGGCAGCTGGGCATCGCGCACGCGCACCGTGGCGACGGGCTGTCGGTGGTGACGGTCAGCATCGGCGCGGCGCTGTCGTCCGACGACGGCGTGCACGGTGTCACCGACCTGATCCGCTGCAGCGACGCGCTGCTCTACGAGGCCAAGCGCAGCGGCCGCAACGGCTACAAGGTGGCGCCCCGCCCGCTATCCTGA
- a CDS encoding sugar ABC transporter substrate-binding protein, with product MKKMLIVAAAAAATLAAPMAHAQKVGLAMAELDTFLTILKNGTVDAGKKAGATVQVEDAQGDVGKQLSQIQNLIAQKVDAIIVNPVDTDATPKITKMVTDAKIPLVYVNRKPVDFAKLPAGVAFVASDEKVSGTVQTQEVCRLLKGKGNVLVLMGELSNEAARTRTQDIEDVVATKECSGIKIADKREGKWSRTNGQDIMTNWLSSGVKFDAVIANNDEMAIGAINALKAAKKWTPASIVAGIDATPDALASMKAGDLKVTVFQNAAGQGSGAVETALKLIKKQPVDRFVNVPFELVTPANLAKYSGKN from the coding sequence ATGAAGAAGATGTTGATCGTCGCTGCCGCTGCTGCTGCCACCCTGGCCGCCCCGATGGCCCACGCCCAGAAGGTCGGTCTGGCGATGGCCGAGCTGGACACCTTCCTGACGATCCTGAAGAACGGCACCGTCGATGCCGGCAAGAAGGCCGGCGCCACCGTGCAGGTCGAAGACGCGCAGGGCGACGTGGGCAAGCAGCTGAGCCAGATCCAGAACCTGATCGCGCAGAAGGTCGACGCCATCATCGTCAACCCGGTCGACACCGACGCGACGCCCAAGATCACCAAGATGGTGACCGACGCCAAGATCCCGCTGGTCTACGTGAACCGCAAGCCGGTCGACTTCGCCAAGCTGCCCGCGGGCGTGGCCTTCGTGGCGTCCGACGAAAAGGTCTCGGGCACGGTGCAGACGCAGGAGGTCTGCCGCCTGCTCAAGGGCAAGGGCAACGTGCTGGTGCTGATGGGCGAGCTGAGCAACGAAGCCGCGCGCACCCGCACGCAGGACATCGAGGACGTCGTCGCCACCAAGGAATGCAGCGGCATCAAGATCGCCGACAAGCGCGAAGGCAAGTGGAGCCGCACCAACGGCCAGGACATCATGACCAACTGGCTGTCGTCGGGCGTGAAGTTCGATGCCGTGATCGCCAACAACGACGAGATGGCGATCGGCGCCATCAACGCGCTCAAGGCCGCCAAGAAGTGGACGCCGGCCTCGATCGTCGCCGGCATCGATGCCACGCCGGACGCGCTGGCTTCGATGAAGGCGGGCGACCTGAAGGTCACGGTGTTCCAGAACGCCGCCGGCCAGGGTTCGGGCGCGGTGGAGACGGCGCTCAAGCTGATCAAGAAGCAGCCGGTCGACCGTTTCGTGAACGTGCCGTTCGAGCTGGTGACGCCGGCCAACCTGGCCAAGTACTCGGGCAAGAACTGA
- a CDS encoding bifunctional 5-dehydro-2-deoxygluconokinase/5-dehydro-2-deoxyphosphogluconate aldolase: MSALNFPSDRRFDLACLGRLAVDLYAQQFGSPLEDTRSFSMTLGGSSGNMAFGVARLGLKSAMISRVGNEQMGRFLTETLAREGCDVSQVQIDPQRLTAQVLLALKDRDTFPLLFMRENCADMAIDAALIDESFIAQCRALAITGTHLSTPGTRRASLAALAAARRHGVVRVLDIDYRPVLWGLTPRGAGENRYVPDAEVTLQLQQVLSQFDMLVGTEEEFFIAGGAPNDLMASLRAVREISSAVLVVKRGALGCSVIEGSIPAAIDDAPTFKGERIEVLNVLGAGDAFMSGLMASLLRGKDWAESTKVANACGAIVVSRHACSAAMPTPAELDHWFSGTRNPKPDADQQLAHLHRVSPNRAQWNELCVMAFDHRSQFYDIAREAGVSDRRVPALKQLLVKAAEQVEASRNLQGHMGVLIDGSDYGRDALASATGRDWWVGRPVELPSSRPLRFDGTRSIGSALIHWPTEQVVKCLVHYHPDDAVDLRLEQEARVLELWEATRESGNELLLEIIPPKALTPAGTEDEAVLRAVKRFYNLGVKPEWWKLAPMSADGWSALEALVAQRDPFCRGAVILGLNQPLDYLAASFAQATNPIVKGFMVGRTLWVSASLRWFKGEIDDAAFIDEVARNFTVLVDAWKNRRNVA, encoded by the coding sequence ATGAGTGCCCTCAACTTCCCCTCCGATCGCCGCTTCGACCTGGCCTGCCTGGGCCGCCTGGCGGTCGATCTGTATGCCCAGCAGTTCGGCAGCCCGCTCGAGGACACCCGCTCGTTCTCGATGACGCTCGGCGGCTCGTCGGGCAACATGGCCTTCGGCGTGGCGCGGCTGGGCCTGAAGAGCGCGATGATTTCGCGCGTCGGCAACGAGCAGATGGGCCGCTTCCTGACCGAGACGCTGGCACGCGAGGGCTGCGACGTCAGCCAGGTGCAGATCGACCCCCAGCGCCTGACCGCGCAGGTGCTGCTGGCGCTGAAGGACCGCGACACCTTCCCGCTGCTGTTCATGCGCGAGAACTGCGCCGACATGGCGATCGACGCCGCGCTGATCGACGAATCGTTCATCGCCCAATGCCGCGCGCTGGCCATCACCGGCACGCACCTGTCGACGCCCGGCACCCGGCGCGCCTCGCTGGCGGCGCTTGCCGCCGCGCGCCGCCACGGCGTGGTGCGCGTGCTCGACATCGACTACCGCCCGGTGCTGTGGGGCCTGACCCCACGCGGCGCCGGCGAGAACCGCTACGTGCCCGATGCCGAGGTGACGCTGCAGCTGCAGCAGGTGCTGTCGCAGTTCGACATGCTGGTGGGCACCGAAGAAGAGTTCTTCATCGCCGGCGGTGCGCCCAACGACCTGATGGCCTCGCTGCGCGCGGTGCGCGAGATCTCGTCGGCGGTGCTGGTGGTCAAGCGCGGCGCGCTGGGCTGCAGCGTCATCGAGGGCTCGATCCCGGCGGCGATCGACGACGCGCCCACCTTCAAGGGCGAGCGCATCGAGGTGCTCAACGTGCTGGGTGCGGGCGACGCCTTCATGTCCGGCCTGATGGCCAGCCTGCTGCGTGGCAAGGACTGGGCCGAATCGACGAAGGTCGCCAACGCCTGCGGCGCGATCGTGGTGTCGCGCCACGCCTGCTCGGCCGCGATGCCCACGCCCGCCGAGCTGGACCACTGGTTCAGCGGCACGCGCAACCCCAAGCCCGACGCCGACCAGCAGCTCGCCCACCTGCACCGCGTCAGCCCGAACCGCGCGCAGTGGAACGAACTCTGCGTGATGGCCTTCGACCACCGCAGCCAGTTCTACGACATCGCCCGCGAAGCCGGCGTCAGCGACCGCCGCGTCCCGGCCCTCAAGCAGCTGCTGGTGAAAGCGGCCGAACAGGTCGAAGCCAGCCGCAATCTGCAAGGTCACATGGGCGTGCTGATCGACGGCAGCGACTACGGCCGCGACGCATTGGCCAGCGCCACCGGGCGCGACTGGTGGGTCGGCCGGCCGGTCGAGCTGCCGAGCTCGCGGCCGCTGCGATTCGACGGCACCCGCTCGATCGGCAGCGCGCTGATCCACTGGCCGACCGAGCAGGTGGTCAAGTGCCTGGTGCATTACCACCCGGACGACGCCGTCGACCTGCGCCTCGAACAGGAAGCCCGCGTGCTCGAACTGTGGGAAGCCACGCGCGAGAGCGGCAACGAGCTGCTGCTCGAGATCATCCCGCCCAAGGCCCTGACGCCCGCCGGCACCGAGGACGAAGCCGTGCTGCGCGCGGTCAAGCGCTTCTACAACCTCGGCGTCAAGCCCGAGTGGTGGAAACTCGCGCCGATGAGCGCGGACGGCTGGTCGGCGCTGGAGGCGCTGGTGGCACAGCGTGACCCGTTCTGCCGCGGCGCGGTGATCCTGGGACTGAACCAGCCGCTCGACTACCTGGCGGCGAGCTTCGCGCAGGCGACGAATCCGATCGTCAAGGGTTTCATGGTCGGCCGCACGCTGTGGGTCAGCGCCTCGCTGCGCTGGTTCAAGGGCGAGATCGACGACGCTGCCTTCATCGACGAGGTGGCGCGCAACTTCACGGTGCTGGTGGACGCCTGGAAGAACCGCCGCAACGTGGCCTGA
- a CDS encoding LysR substrate-binding domain-containing protein, with amino-acid sequence MALQHIPPIQCLLTFEAVARLRNASRAADELCVTPSAISHRIRQLESHLGVKLFGRNDFTLTADGVAYLANVRAGLAAFGQMPSRRAERGATRLRVAVTPTFCRQLVMPKLELFRNAYPDVELIMQVSIPLLDVTAEKADLVVRFGAGGYTDLEHRLILSEAVTPACSPSYLNEFGPYAGFASDAELAEARLIRSPLEPWSTWFTHCGLARPEPQVGSQFNDLGLVYDAAASGFGVALVRLGLGAAWFDSGRLVRLSPQVVASPMRHYICWQPGALERWECAAFVDWLTQAVG; translated from the coding sequence ATGGCCCTGCAACACATCCCGCCGATCCAGTGCCTGCTGACCTTCGAGGCGGTCGCCCGCCTGCGCAATGCCAGTCGGGCGGCTGACGAGCTGTGCGTCACGCCCAGTGCCATCAGCCACCGCATCCGCCAGCTCGAGTCGCACCTGGGCGTGAAGCTGTTCGGCCGCAACGACTTCACGCTGACCGCCGACGGCGTGGCCTATCTGGCCAATGTGCGTGCCGGGCTGGCGGCCTTCGGGCAGATGCCGTCGCGGCGGGCCGAGCGGGGTGCCACGCGGCTGCGGGTGGCGGTCACGCCGACCTTCTGCCGCCAGCTGGTGATGCCCAAGCTGGAGCTGTTCCGCAACGCCTACCCGGACGTCGAGCTGATCATGCAGGTGTCGATACCGCTGCTCGACGTGACGGCCGAGAAGGCCGATCTGGTGGTGCGTTTCGGCGCCGGCGGCTACACCGACCTCGAGCACCGGCTGATCCTGAGCGAAGCGGTCACGCCGGCCTGCAGCCCGAGCTATCTCAACGAGTTCGGCCCCTACGCCGGTTTTGCCAGCGACGCCGAGCTGGCCGAGGCGCGCCTGATCCGCAGCCCGCTGGAGCCCTGGAGCACCTGGTTCACGCACTGCGGCCTGGCTCGGCCGGAGCCGCAGGTGGGCTCGCAGTTCAACGACCTGGGGCTGGTGTACGACGCGGCGGCGTCGGGTTTCGGCGTCGCGCTGGTGCGGTTGGGGCTGGGCGCGGCCTGGTTCGACAGCGGCCGCCTGGTGCGGCTGTCGCCGCAGGTGGTGGCCTCGCCGATGCGCCACTACATCTGCTGGCAGCCCGGCGCACTCGAGCGCTGGGAGTGCGCGGCCTTCGTCGACTGGCTGACGCAGGCGGTGGGCTGA
- a CDS encoding DUF2237 family protein: protein MARNVLGTELVACSFDPLTGYFRDGCCNTRADDLGTHVVCARVTAEFLAFSTARGNDLSTPRPEHRFRGLRPGDRWCLCVLRWKEAHAAGVAPPVVLEATHQAALEHVPLDVLRTCEFMP from the coding sequence ATGGCACGCAACGTCCTGGGCACCGAACTGGTGGCCTGCTCATTCGACCCGCTGACGGGCTACTTCCGCGACGGCTGCTGCAACACCCGGGCCGATGACCTCGGCACCCACGTGGTCTGCGCCCGGGTCACGGCCGAGTTCCTGGCGTTCTCGACGGCGCGTGGCAACGACCTGAGCACGCCGCGGCCGGAGCACCGCTTTCGCGGCCTGCGGCCCGGCGATCGCTGGTGCCTGTGCGTGCTGCGCTGGAAAGAGGCCCACGCGGCGGGCGTGGCGCCGCCGGTGGTGCTGGAGGCGACCCACCAGGCGGCGCTCGAACACGTCCCGCTCGACGTCCTGCGCACCTGCGAGTTCATGCCCTGA
- a CDS encoding fatty acid desaturase family protein → MTSQTLNTPAAASLPRRDDYRLIGGAGERAQAAGLVNADWYKCAVPRATLKELMKRSDGPAIRDTLLWFALLVAAGAWMALTWGSGWFWLAFFVYATLYAGPADSRWHEAGHGTPFKTRWMSDALYQVASFMVLRRPTRWRWSHARHHTDTLVTGRDPEIAIGVPTDLAHTLLQFFALKGGPVEYLRVVANALGRLDAEEKTFVPEMEWPRMIREARFWVLIYAAVIGAAVYFESGLPLFFIGLPSFVGAWLYTFFGYTQHAGLPENVTDHRLNCRTVYMNPVFRFLYWNMNYHVEHHMFPMVPYHALPRLHEVIKGDCPPAYDGTLAAYREIVPAVLRQVREPDWAVQRPLPAQQPA, encoded by the coding sequence ATGACCAGCCAGACCCTGAACACACCCGCCGCCGCCTCTTTGCCCCGCCGCGACGACTACCGCCTGATCGGCGGCGCCGGTGAGCGCGCGCAGGCCGCCGGCCTCGTCAACGCCGATTGGTACAAGTGCGCCGTGCCGCGCGCCACCCTGAAGGAGCTGATGAAGCGCAGCGACGGCCCGGCCATCCGCGACACGCTGCTGTGGTTCGCGCTGCTGGTCGCCGCGGGCGCGTGGATGGCGCTGACCTGGGGCAGCGGCTGGTTCTGGCTGGCGTTTTTCGTCTACGCCACGCTCTACGCCGGCCCGGCCGATTCACGCTGGCACGAGGCCGGCCACGGCACGCCGTTCAAGACCCGCTGGATGAGCGATGCGCTGTATCAGGTGGCCAGCTTCATGGTGCTGCGCCGGCCGACCCGCTGGCGCTGGAGCCACGCCCGCCACCACACCGACACGCTCGTCACCGGCCGCGACCCCGAGATCGCGATCGGCGTGCCGACCGACCTGGCGCACACGCTGCTGCAGTTCTTCGCGCTCAAGGGCGGCCCGGTCGAATACCTGCGCGTTGTGGCCAACGCGCTGGGCCGGCTCGACGCCGAAGAGAAGACCTTCGTGCCGGAGATGGAGTGGCCCAGGATGATCCGCGAGGCGCGTTTCTGGGTGCTGATCTACGCGGCGGTGATCGGCGCGGCGGTGTACTTTGAGAGCGGGCTGCCGCTGTTCTTCATCGGCCTGCCGTCGTTCGTGGGGGCCTGGCTCTACACCTTCTTCGGCTACACCCAGCACGCCGGCCTGCCCGAGAACGTCACCGACCATCGCCTGAACTGCCGCACGGTCTACATGAACCCGGTGTTCCGTTTCCTGTACTGGAACATGAACTACCACGTCGAACACCACATGTTCCCGATGGTCCCGTACCACGCGCTGCCGCGGCTGCACGAGGTCATCAAGGGCGACTGCCCGCCGGCCTACGACGGCACGCTCGCGGCCTACCGCGAGATCGTCCCCGCCGTGCTGCGCCAGGTGCGCGAGCCCGACTGGGCGGTGCAGCGCCCGCTGCCTGCCCAGCAACCGGCCTGA
- a CDS encoding ABC transporter permease, which produces MSIFNPAVGAQSMTYKPTKRKWPPEAGIFLVLIGISLFFEAIGWYLNGQSFLMNPERLQIIILQMSVIGIIAVGVNMVIITSGIDLSSGSVVAAAAVVSASLAQVSDFPRAVFPQLTDLPAIWPILAGVTIGLVIGLINGSLIAFTAIPPFIATLGTMVAARGFAKWFTGGMPVSMLTDDFAWIGSGVIPVVIFLVIAAIFHVVLGYTRFGKFTYAIGANRQAARVSGINVNRHLIWIYALAGLLSGIAGSVTAARAISGQSGMGVMYELDAIAAVVIGGSSLAGGVGRMTGTVIGVLILGVMTSGFTFIRIDAYYQEMVKGAIIVVAVVADQYRQRNRRS; this is translated from the coding sequence ATGAGCATCTTCAATCCCGCGGTGGGCGCGCAGTCCATGACCTACAAGCCGACCAAGCGGAAGTGGCCGCCCGAGGCCGGCATCTTCCTCGTGCTGATCGGCATCAGCCTGTTCTTCGAGGCGATCGGCTGGTACCTCAACGGCCAGAGCTTCCTGATGAACCCGGAGCGGCTGCAGATCATCATCTTGCAGATGTCGGTGATCGGCATCATCGCGGTGGGGGTCAACATGGTGATCATCACCAGCGGCATCGACCTGTCGTCGGGCTCGGTGGTGGCGGCGGCCGCGGTGGTGTCGGCCAGCCTGGCGCAGGTGTCGGACTTCCCGCGGGCCGTGTTCCCGCAGCTGACTGACCTGCCGGCGATCTGGCCGATCCTGGCCGGCGTGACGATCGGCCTGGTGATCGGCCTGATCAACGGCTCGCTGATCGCCTTCACCGCCATCCCGCCGTTCATCGCCACGCTGGGCACGATGGTGGCCGCACGCGGCTTCGCCAAGTGGTTCACCGGCGGCATGCCGGTGTCGATGCTCACCGACGACTTTGCCTGGATCGGCTCGGGCGTGATCCCGGTGGTGATCTTCCTGGTGATCGCGGCGATCTTCCACGTCGTGCTCGGCTACACCCGCTTCGGCAAGTTCACCTATGCGATCGGCGCGAATCGCCAGGCCGCACGGGTGTCGGGCATCAACGTCAACCGCCATCTGATCTGGATCTACGCGCTGGCCGGCCTGCTCAGCGGCATTGCCGGCAGCGTGACCGCGGCGCGGGCGATCTCGGGCCAGTCGGGCATGGGCGTGATGTACGAGCTCGACGCGATCGCCGCGGTGGTGATCGGCGGCTCGTCGCTGGCCGGCGGCGTGGGCCGCATGACCGGCACCGTGATCGGCGTGCTGATCCTCGGCGTCATGACCTCGGGCTTCACCTTCATCCGCATCGACGCCTACTACCAGGAGATGGTCAAGGGCGCGATCATCGTGGTGGCCGTGGTGGCCGACCAGTACCGCCAGCGCAACCGCCGCAGCTGA
- a CDS encoding LacI family DNA-binding transcriptional regulator, with product MSRRPTLTAVAAAAGVSTATVDRVLNSRLPVREATALRVIEAAERIGYHGARLMRARLLERGERTVRTLGFCLQKRGDPFYQAFGRAFSTAAARHTPEQCVAVVEFMDQLEPASIADALLNLGTECDALAVVAVDHPHVTAAIEALHAMGKPVLTLLSDLSAPQRTAYVGTDARKSGRTAAWAITRLARGEGSVGVFVGSHRYLGQETSEISFRSYLREHAPQLRLIDTQVNLEDDQLAFEATLAMLARHPDLRGIYVAGGGVVGIIRALREEQAQLRTPHIVTVCCELMPTQRAALIDGVIDLVIDTPTARIAETAVEVMLRALEAPADAPLLAQQYPQPFDLYTAENV from the coding sequence ATGAGCCGCCGCCCGACCCTCACCGCAGTGGCCGCGGCGGCCGGCGTCAGCACCGCCACCGTCGACCGCGTGCTCAACAGCCGCCTGCCGGTGCGCGAGGCCACCGCCTTGCGCGTGATCGAGGCGGCCGAGCGCATCGGCTATCACGGCGCCCGGCTGATGCGCGCGCGCCTGCTCGAACGTGGCGAGCGCACCGTGCGCACGCTGGGTTTCTGCCTGCAAAAACGTGGCGATCCGTTCTACCAGGCGTTCGGCCGGGCCTTCTCGACGGCAGCCGCCCGCCACACGCCCGAGCAGTGCGTGGCGGTGGTCGAGTTCATGGACCAGCTCGAACCCGCCTCGATCGCCGACGCGCTGCTCAACCTGGGCACCGAGTGCGACGCGCTGGCGGTGGTGGCGGTCGATCACCCGCACGTCACCGCCGCGATCGAAGCGCTGCACGCGATGGGCAAGCCGGTGCTGACGCTGCTGTCCGACCTGAGCGCGCCGCAGCGCACCGCCTACGTCGGCACCGACGCGCGCAAGAGCGGGCGCACCGCGGCGTGGGCGATCACACGGCTGGCGCGTGGCGAGGGCTCGGTCGGCGTGTTCGTCGGCAGCCACCGCTATCTGGGGCAGGAGACCAGCGAGATCAGCTTTCGCAGCTACCTGCGCGAACACGCGCCGCAGCTGCGCCTGATCGACACCCAGGTCAACCTCGAGGACGACCAGCTCGCCTTCGAGGCCACGCTGGCGATGCTGGCGCGCCACCCCGACCTGCGCGGCATCTACGTGGCCGGCGGCGGCGTGGTCGGCATCATCCGCGCGCTGCGCGAGGAGCAGGCCCAGCTGCGCACGCCGCACATCGTGACGGTCTGCTGCGAACTGATGCCCACCCAGCGCGCCGCCCTGATCGACGGCGTGATCGACCTGGTGATCGACACGCCCACCGCACGCATCGCCGAAACCGCCGTCGAGGTGATGCTGCGCGCGCTCGAAGCCCCTGCCGACGCACCGCTGCTGGCGCAGCAGTATCCGCAGCCGTTCGATCTGTACACGGCGGAGAACGTCTGA
- a CDS encoding sugar ABC transporter ATP-binding protein has product MSSATLEAAPAASDTPAVERSTGYLLEVRGVRKAFPGVVALDDVQFKLRPGTVHALMGENGAGKSTLMKIIAGVYIPDQGELRVKGKPLTLTGPLDALENGIAMIHQELNLMPFMTVAENIWIRREPLNRFGFVDHAELRRRTQALFDRLVIDIDPETEVRSLSVASRQMVEIAKAVSFDSDVLIMDEPTSALTDKEVAHLFRIIGQLRKAGKGIVYITHKMNELFEIADEVSVFRDGKYIDTRLSSELTRDDIIKMMVGREITQMFPKEEVPIGGVVMSVKNLGVEGLFRDVTFDLRAGEILGLAGLVGSGRSNVAEALFGVVPATTGSIAINGRTVVIDTPAAAMKHGMAFLTEDRKDTGCFLSLDILANMDTAVLSQRYVKFGFVQSAQLQRDCEAMAQSMRVKTPTLAEIIQNLSGGNQQKVLIGRWLLTKPKILILDEPTRGIDVGAKAEIHRLVSQLAGQGVAVLMISSEMPEVLGMSDRVMVMHEGRMTGIVERKDADQVRIMELASQ; this is encoded by the coding sequence ATGTCTTCAGCCACCCTGGAAGCTGCACCGGCCGCGTCTGACACGCCCGCCGTCGAGCGCTCCACCGGCTATCTGCTCGAAGTTCGCGGCGTGCGCAAGGCCTTTCCCGGCGTGGTCGCGCTCGACGACGTGCAGTTCAAGTTGCGCCCCGGCACCGTGCACGCGCTGATGGGCGAAAACGGTGCCGGCAAGTCGACGCTGATGAAGATCATCGCCGGCGTCTACATCCCCGATCAGGGCGAGCTGCGCGTCAAGGGCAAGCCGCTCACGCTCACCGGCCCGCTCGATGCGCTGGAAAACGGCATCGCCATGATCCATCAGGAGCTGAACCTGATGCCGTTCATGACGGTGGCCGAGAACATCTGGATCCGCCGCGAGCCGCTCAACCGCTTCGGTTTCGTCGACCACGCCGAGCTGCGGCGGCGCACGCAGGCCCTGTTCGACCGCCTGGTGATCGACATCGACCCCGAGACCGAGGTGCGCAGCCTGTCGGTGGCCAGCCGCCAGATGGTCGAGATCGCCAAGGCGGTGTCGTTCGACTCCGACGTGCTGATCATGGACGAGCCGACCTCGGCGCTGACCGACAAGGAAGTGGCGCACTTGTTCCGCATCATCGGGCAGCTGCGCAAGGCGGGCAAAGGCATCGTCTACATCACGCACAAGATGAACGAGCTGTTCGAGATCGCCGACGAGGTGTCGGTGTTCCGTGACGGCAAGTACATCGACACCCGGCTGTCGAGCGAGCTCACGCGCGACGACATCATCAAGATGATGGTGGGCCGCGAGATCACGCAGATGTTCCCGAAAGAAGAGGTGCCGATCGGCGGCGTCGTCATGTCGGTCAAGAACCTCGGTGTCGAGGGCCTCTTCCGTGACGTCACCTTCGACCTGCGGGCCGGCGAGATCCTCGGCCTGGCGGGGCTGGTGGGGTCGGGGCGCTCGAACGTGGCCGAGGCGCTGTTCGGCGTGGTGCCGGCGACGACCGGCTCGATCGCCATCAACGGCCGGACGGTGGTGATCGACACGCCCGCCGCGGCGATGAAACACGGCATGGCGTTTCTCACCGAAGACCGCAAGGACACCGGCTGTTTCCTGAGCCTCGACATCCTGGCCAACATGGACACGGCGGTGCTGAGCCAGCGCTACGTCAAGTTCGGTTTCGTGCAGAGCGCGCAGCTGCAGCGCGACTGCGAGGCGATGGCGCAGTCGATGCGGGTCAAGACGCCGACGCTGGCCGAGATCATCCAGAACCTCTCGGGCGGCAACCAGCAGAAGGTGCTGATCGGGCGCTGGCTGCTGACGAAACCGAAGATCCTGATCCTCGACGAACCCACCCGCGGCATCGACGTGGGCGCCAAGGCCGAGATCCACCGGCTGGTCAGCCAGCTCGCCGGCCAGGGCGTGGCGGTGCTGATGATCTCGTCGGAGATGCCCGAGGTGCTGGGCATGAGCGACCGGGTGATGGTGATGCACGAAGGCCGCATGACCGGCATCGTCGAGCGCAAGGATGCCGACCAGGTCCGCATCATGGAGCTCGCCTCGCAATGA